The Ensifer adhaerens genome contains a region encoding:
- a CDS encoding LacI family DNA-binding transcriptional regulator, giving the protein MRPTAKDLAEAAGVSLATVDRVLNDRPNVSKKAFRKVNDAIERIGFVRNPAAVALARNKTYRFRFVLPVSGDQYLSELIGRVTEARDALRADSTEVEVVQIPMADPHHVAKYLSLIDHEAVDGVAVMAPESPQVRDALVRLVERDVRVVQFLSGQERLERADYVGIDNFAAGATAGKITGRFIGNRPGKIMVVAETMMALDSIQRRLGFDSIINTQFPHLQCLPSLETYADEQRAELIIHRTLQHNPDTLAVYVLSSEARAPLTAIWNAQGSRQLTVVAHERTPFSERALMDERIDALIAQDPGHAVRSALRIMRARADHRELLASQEKIRIEILLKENLQLQPP; this is encoded by the coding sequence ATGCGCCCTACCGCGAAAGACCTCGCAGAAGCCGCTGGCGTGAGCCTGGCCACCGTCGACCGCGTGCTGAACGACCGGCCGAATGTCAGCAAAAAGGCTTTCCGCAAGGTCAACGACGCCATCGAGCGCATCGGCTTCGTCAGGAACCCGGCGGCCGTCGCGCTCGCGCGCAACAAGACCTACCGGTTTCGCTTCGTCCTCCCCGTCTCGGGCGACCAGTATCTGAGCGAGCTGATCGGGCGCGTCACCGAAGCACGCGATGCGCTTCGCGCCGATTCCACCGAGGTTGAGGTGGTGCAGATCCCGATGGCTGACCCTCACCACGTTGCCAAGTATCTGAGCCTCATCGATCACGAGGCGGTCGACGGTGTCGCGGTGATGGCGCCGGAATCGCCGCAGGTGCGCGACGCACTCGTGCGGCTCGTCGAACGGGACGTAAGGGTTGTGCAGTTCCTGTCCGGCCAGGAACGGCTGGAAAGGGCCGACTATGTCGGTATCGACAACTTCGCGGCGGGCGCAACGGCCGGCAAGATTACAGGACGCTTCATCGGCAACCGGCCCGGCAAGATCATGGTCGTAGCGGAAACCATGATGGCGCTCGATAGCATCCAGCGTCGTTTGGGATTCGACAGCATCATCAACACGCAATTTCCGCATCTCCAGTGCCTGCCCTCGCTCGAAACCTATGCCGACGAGCAGCGCGCGGAGCTGATCATTCACCGAACGCTGCAGCACAACCCGGATACCCTGGCCGTCTACGTGCTGAGTTCCGAGGCGCGGGCGCCGTTAACAGCGATCTGGAATGCGCAGGGCTCGCGTCAACTCACCGTCGTTGCCCACGAGCGCACGCCCTTCAGCGAGCGGGCGCTGATGGACGAACGCATCGATGCCCTGATCGCACAGGATCCCGGCCATGCGGTGCGCAGCGCGCTGCGCATCATGCGCGCCCGCGCCGACCACCGTGAGCTTCTGGCCTCGCAAGAGAAGATCCGCATCGAGATCCTGCTCAAGGAAAATCTTCAGTTGCAGCCCCCTTAA